From one Synechocystis sp. PCC 6803 substr. PCC-P genomic stretch:
- a CDS encoding DedA family protein, with protein sequence MGWEFFSLETLQELARQYGYGAVFFGIALENAGIPIPGETITLLGGFLAGSGDLSYGGVLIAAIAGAVLGDSCGYWVGRWGGWPLLTRAAQLFNIPQEKLDQARHKFSQNGAAAVFFGRFVTLLRIFAGPMAGIVRMPYGKFLLYNIGGASVWAAITVSLAYFLGRVVTIEQIIAWTTQFSWFALAAVVGMVGIYFVFHFLQKRFDQTIESTIGDRPQ encoded by the coding sequence ATGGGTTGGGAATTTTTTTCGCTAGAGACATTGCAGGAATTGGCCCGCCAATATGGTTACGGAGCCGTATTCTTTGGCATTGCCTTGGAAAATGCAGGCATTCCCATCCCTGGAGAAACCATAACCCTGTTGGGGGGCTTTTTGGCCGGCAGTGGAGATTTAAGTTATGGCGGGGTATTAATCGCGGCGATCGCCGGGGCCGTGTTGGGGGACAGTTGTGGTTACTGGGTGGGACGCTGGGGCGGTTGGCCCTTACTAACCAGGGCGGCCCAACTGTTCAACATTCCCCAGGAAAAACTAGACCAAGCCCGGCATAAATTTAGTCAGAATGGGGCGGCCGCAGTGTTTTTTGGTCGTTTTGTTACCCTGTTACGAATTTTTGCGGGGCCCATGGCCGGCATTGTCCGCATGCCCTACGGCAAATTCCTGTTGTACAACATCGGCGGTGCCTCCGTCTGGGCTGCCATCACCGTTAGTTTGGCTTACTTTTTGGGGCGGGTGGTCACCATCGAGCAAATTATTGCCTGGACGACCCAATTCAGTTGGTTTGCCCTAGCAGCAGTGGTGGGCATGGTGGGCATTTACTTTGTCTTTCACTTCCTGCAAAAGCGTTTTGATCAAACCATTGAGTCGACC
- a CDS encoding lipid-A-disaccharide synthase-related protein → MLPKILLLSNGHGEDAIAVSIGQAWSELAGMEPGEILVGLPLVGEGNSYRRLNILLIGPVKTMPSGGFNNMDARELWRDVQGGLWGLTKAQLGGLQKWTAQGGKVLAVGDIVPLALAWLGRGDYAFVGTAKSEYYLRSPAGAWLPSTQAWEKWLGCAYYPWERWLMTRKNCVAVFPRDRLTHESLLNQGVASYAVGNPMMDGLNPQDYKPQTLQPGQSLTITLLPGSRSPEMERNWALIVESLTSVLAHFADASITFLAAIAPSLPLPTLMAELETQGWQPLEDNAVELLTNKVSCLIKGPVFQKDHARLVFSQQQFADCLHHAQAAIAMAGTATEQFVGLGKPVISFPGQGPQYNPYFARRQTWLLGESLILLNSPDQTGEALQQVLHDVERLEAIACNGRERLGQAGAARRIAEILREQWC, encoded by the coding sequence ATGTTGCCGAAGATTCTACTGCTCAGCAATGGGCACGGAGAGGATGCGATCGCCGTCAGTATTGGCCAGGCTTGGAGTGAGTTGGCGGGAATGGAGCCTGGGGAAATATTAGTGGGATTGCCCCTAGTGGGGGAAGGCAACAGTTATCGACGTTTAAATATTCTCTTGATTGGCCCGGTGAAAACCATGCCCTCCGGCGGCTTTAACAACATGGATGCCAGGGAATTATGGCGGGATGTTCAGGGAGGCTTATGGGGATTGACCAAAGCCCAGTTAGGCGGTTTGCAAAAATGGACGGCCCAGGGGGGGAAAGTTCTAGCGGTGGGGGACATAGTGCCCTTGGCCCTCGCTTGGTTGGGCCGAGGTGATTACGCCTTTGTGGGCACAGCCAAGTCGGAATATTATCTGCGCTCCCCCGCTGGGGCATGGTTACCTAGTACCCAAGCTTGGGAAAAATGGCTTGGTTGCGCTTACTATCCTTGGGAACGGTGGTTAATGACGAGGAAAAATTGCGTAGCAGTCTTTCCCCGCGATCGCCTCACCCATGAAAGTTTGTTAAACCAAGGTGTGGCCAGTTATGCCGTGGGCAATCCAATGATGGACGGTTTAAACCCGCAGGATTACAAGCCCCAAACGTTACAGCCAGGACAAAGTTTAACCATTACCCTTTTACCCGGTTCCCGATCACCGGAAATGGAACGCAATTGGGCCTTGATTGTGGAAAGTTTAACCAGTGTGTTAGCCCATTTTGCCGATGCTTCCATAACTTTCCTGGCGGCGATCGCCCCTTCCTTGCCCTTACCAACGTTGATGGCTGAACTGGAAACCCAAGGTTGGCAACCACTGGAAGATAATGCCGTGGAACTTTTGACCAACAAGGTTTCTTGCTTGATTAAAGGGCCCGTTTTCCAAAAAGATCATGCCCGGCTGGTTTTTAGCCAACAGCAGTTTGCCGATTGTTTGCACCATGCCCAAGCGGCGATCGCCATGGCCGGTACCGCCACAGAACAATTTGTCGGGTTGGGGAAACCAGTGATTAGTTTTCCCGGACAAGGCCCCCAATACAATCCCTATTTTGCGCGCCGTCAAACCTGGCTTTTGGGAGAATCCTTAATTTTGTTGAATAGTCCTGACCAAACTGGGGAAGCTTTACAACAAGTACTTCATGATGTTGAGCGACTAGAGGCGATCGCCTGTAATGGCCGGGAAAGGCTGGGACAAGCTGGAGCGGCCCGCCGCATTGCAGAGATTCTCAGGGAACAATGGTGTTAG